One region of Acidovorax sp. T1 genomic DNA includes:
- a CDS encoding acetoacetate--CoA ligase: MTIPYVPQIRLYQNWLREQRGLQFADYDALWRWSVTDLDAFWQSMWDYFDLQSPTPHSAVLAKNTMPGAQWFPGAQVNYARQVLRHADAADAAGLPAIVSGNEKHQHRELSWPELRRQVASLALHLKAQGVQPGDRVAAYLPNVPEAVVAFLATVSIGGVWSICAPDMGTHAVLDRFRQIEPKVLIAVDGVTYGGRDHDRLAVLAELRAALPSVQHTLLLGNLDATVSVADCACWTSATAQNDAETAAFEPLWLPFDHPLWVVYSSGTTGLPKPIVHGHGGMVLVQMQLGALHNDIGCSYAPNSLGERYHWYSSTGWVMWNAQVGGLLAGSTCVIFDGNPGGSKEHPDWGVLWRFACETGVTYFGAGAAFYANCMKAGLVLTDCGDLSRIRALGTTGSPLSPEVQAWGTAQFRLIRGVAGNTPATAGLSAPAQAGAEPHPDIWWNNISGGTDFCGAFLGGHRELPQVPGEMQCRMLGAAVESWDAEGQPVMNAVGELVCTQPIPSMPLYLWGDQDGSRYLSSYFDMYPAGHGRQPGGGDGPASMGAVWRHGDWLKIGANGGCVIYGRSDATINRHGLRMGTSEIYSAVEALPEVIDSLVVDLEYLGRESYMPLFVVLRPGHALHDALRERINAAIRTALSPRFVPDDIFAVAEVPRTLSGKKQELPIKKLLLGQPIEKVVNKDAMANPQCLDWYVAFAAERKGRAV; encoded by the coding sequence ATGACTATTCCCTACGTTCCCCAGATTCGCCTCTACCAAAACTGGCTGCGCGAGCAGCGCGGCCTGCAATTTGCCGACTATGACGCCCTGTGGCGCTGGTCCGTGACCGACCTCGATGCCTTCTGGCAAAGCATGTGGGACTATTTCGACCTGCAGTCGCCCACGCCGCACAGCGCCGTGCTGGCCAAAAACACCATGCCCGGTGCGCAGTGGTTTCCTGGCGCACAGGTCAACTACGCGCGGCAGGTGCTGCGCCATGCCGATGCGGCCGACGCGGCCGGCCTGCCGGCCATCGTCAGCGGCAACGAAAAGCACCAGCACCGCGAGTTGAGCTGGCCCGAACTGCGCCGCCAGGTGGCATCGCTGGCGCTGCACCTCAAGGCCCAGGGCGTGCAGCCCGGCGACCGTGTGGCCGCCTATTTGCCCAACGTGCCCGAGGCCGTGGTGGCCTTTCTGGCCACCGTCAGCATTGGCGGCGTGTGGAGCATCTGCGCCCCCGACATGGGCACGCATGCCGTGCTCGACCGCTTCCGCCAGATCGAGCCCAAGGTGCTGATCGCCGTGGACGGCGTGACCTACGGCGGCCGCGACCACGACCGCCTGGCCGTGCTGGCCGAGCTGCGCGCGGCCCTGCCCAGCGTGCAGCACACGCTGCTGCTGGGTAATCTGGATGCTACTGTTTCAGTAGCTGATTGCGCTTGCTGGACAAGCGCTACAGCCCAAAATGATGCAGAAACCGCGGCTTTCGAACCGCTGTGGCTGCCGTTCGACCACCCGCTCTGGGTGGTCTATTCGAGTGGCACCACGGGGCTGCCCAAGCCCATCGTGCACGGCCACGGCGGCATGGTGCTGGTGCAGATGCAACTGGGCGCGCTGCACAACGACATTGGCTGCAGCTACGCGCCCAACAGCCTGGGCGAGCGCTACCACTGGTACAGCTCCACCGGCTGGGTGATGTGGAACGCCCAGGTCGGCGGGCTACTGGCGGGCTCCACCTGCGTGATCTTCGACGGCAACCCCGGCGGCAGCAAGGAACACCCCGACTGGGGCGTGCTCTGGCGCTTTGCCTGTGAGACCGGTGTGACCTACTTCGGCGCCGGCGCGGCCTTTTATGCCAACTGCATGAAGGCCGGGCTGGTGCTGACAGATTGCGGCGACCTCTCGCGCATCCGTGCGCTGGGCACCACCGGCTCGCCGCTCTCGCCCGAAGTCCAGGCCTGGGGCACGGCGCAGTTCAGGTTGATTCGTGGCGTGGCAGGCAACACGCCCGCCACCGCCGGGCTGTCCGCGCCGGCGCAGGCAGGCGCAGAGCCGCACCCCGACATTTGGTGGAACAACATCTCCGGGGGCACCGATTTTTGCGGCGCCTTCCTCGGCGGCCACCGCGAGCTGCCGCAGGTGCCCGGTGAGATGCAATGCCGCATGCTGGGCGCCGCCGTGGAATCGTGGGACGCCGAGGGCCAGCCGGTGATGAACGCGGTGGGCGAGCTGGTGTGCACGCAGCCGATCCCGTCGATGCCGCTCTACCTGTGGGGCGACCAGGACGGCAGCCGCTACCTGTCGAGCTACTTCGACATGTACCCCGCAGGCCACGGTCGCCAGCCCGGCGGTGGCGACGGCCCCGCGAGCATGGGCGCGGTGTGGCGGCATGGCGACTGGCTCAAGATCGGCGCCAACGGCGGCTGCGTGATCTACGGCCGCTCTGATGCCACCATCAACCGCCACGGCCTGCGCATGGGCACGAGCGAGATCTACAGCGCGGTGGAGGCGCTGCCCGAAGTGATCGACAGCCTGGTGGTGGACCTGGAATACCTGGGCCGCGAGAGCTACATGCCGCTGTTCGTGGTGCTGCGCCCCGGCCACGCGCTCCATGATGCCCTGCGCGAGCGCATCAACGCGGCCATCCGCACCGCACTGAGCCCGCGTTTTGTGCCCGACGACATCTTTGCCGTGGCCGAGGTGCCGCGCACCCTGAGCGGCAAAAAGCAGGAGCTGCCCATCAAGAAACTGCTGCTGGGCCAGCCTATCGAGAAGGTGGTGAACAAGGACGCGATGGCCAACCCTCAGTGCCTCGATTGGTATGTGGCGTTCGCGGCGGAGCGCAAGGGCCGGGCGGTGTGA
- the pssA gene encoding CDP-diacylglycerol--serine O-phosphatidyltransferase — protein MTTPSHPKRFSMIREFHLADWFTLGNAICGVGALFSVMSYLETSDVVHIYFACALVLAALIFDVFDGRIARWRQKSSAMGRELDSLADVISFGVAPAIIAYGCGMQGLYDRIVLAYFVACGVSRLARYNVTAESLAGDDGKVKYFEGTPIPTSIVLVGLLALAGYLGAVREHLWFGKLLIGGFTLHPLVLLFALSGSLMISRIRIPKL, from the coding sequence ATGACCACCCCTTCCCACCCCAAGCGCTTTTCGATGATTCGCGAGTTCCACCTCGCCGACTGGTTCACGCTGGGTAACGCAATCTGCGGCGTGGGGGCCTTGTTTTCGGTGATGTCGTACCTGGAGACCAGCGATGTGGTGCACATCTACTTTGCCTGCGCCCTGGTGCTGGCCGCGCTGATCTTTGACGTGTTCGATGGCCGCATCGCGCGCTGGCGTCAGAAAAGCTCGGCCATGGGCCGCGAGCTCGACTCGCTGGCCGACGTGATTTCGTTCGGCGTGGCCCCGGCCATCATTGCCTATGGCTGCGGCATGCAGGGGCTTTACGACCGCATCGTGCTGGCCTACTTTGTGGCCTGTGGTGTGTCGCGCCTGGCGCGCTACAACGTCACGGCCGAGTCGCTGGCGGGCGACGACGGCAAGGTCAAATACTTCGAAGGCACGCCCATCCCCACCTCTATCGTGCTGGTGGGGCTGCTGGCGCTGGCGGGCTACCTGGGCGCGGTGCGCGAACACCTGTGGTTCGGCAAGCTGCTGATCGGCGGCTTCACGCTGCACCCGCTGGTGCTGCTGTTTGCGCTGTCGGGCTCGCTGATGATCAGCCGGATTCGCATTCCGAAGCTCTGA
- a CDS encoding putative bifunctional diguanylate cyclase/phosphodiesterase, whose amino-acid sequence MEQTSNEEALAMAALDAAPDGILIVDDTGTILKVNPATELLTGYSPEELTGQSISVFLPQHMRSKHNHLVKSFFLHPVSRPMGMVSQLQLLRKDGQSVPVDISLGHCTMDDRSAAVVYMRDMTEMKRLQEDMHYQATHDGLTGLSNRWMFMQHFEQAIQRARRSGRMMALLLLDLDEFKDVNDSHGHAAGDQVLIEVARRLRSSLRTGDVIARLGGDEFTVLLPDVPSMDHALQVAQKLQRSLSARCQLKMGEVSLSASIGIAAFPDDAHDSGTLMRFADMAMYAAKAQGRGTHAVYRHEMSEALSQRSQMHERLKRAVETQALELHYQPQVDVSTGSIVGVEALLRWHDAELGNVPPDRFIPVAVSTGLIHPLGDWVLETACRQAAEWADNGTPVRVSINLSAQQFRQTQLPTRLQQLLAQYGTRAELIELEITETEAMADPDTAHQVFTRLCALGFSIALDDFGTGYSSLSYLRLLPVSRLKIDREFIRQVLHKDHDAVLVRAVIAMAHTLGLPVVAEGVEDAAQLAFLHSNGCESYQGWHFAKALPAVDISRMLGGTSRMTALEQRYFA is encoded by the coding sequence ATGGAACAGACATCCAACGAAGAAGCCCTTGCCATGGCTGCGCTGGACGCCGCGCCGGATGGCATCCTCATCGTGGATGACACCGGCACCATTCTCAAGGTCAACCCGGCCACCGAGCTGCTGACCGGCTACAGCCCCGAGGAGCTGACAGGCCAATCGATCAGCGTGTTCCTGCCCCAGCACATGCGCAGCAAGCACAACCATCTGGTCAAGAGCTTTTTTTTGCACCCGGTTTCGCGGCCCATGGGCATGGTCAGCCAGCTGCAACTGCTGCGCAAGGACGGCCAGTCGGTGCCCGTCGACATCTCCCTGGGGCACTGCACCATGGACGACCGCTCGGCGGCGGTGGTGTACATGCGCGACATGACCGAGATGAAACGCCTGCAGGAAGACATGCACTACCAGGCCACGCACGACGGGCTCACGGGACTGTCGAACCGGTGGATGTTCATGCAGCATTTCGAACAGGCCATCCAGCGCGCACGGCGCAGTGGTCGGATGATGGCACTCTTGCTGCTCGACCTCGACGAATTCAAGGACGTCAACGATTCCCACGGTCATGCGGCGGGCGACCAGGTGCTGATCGAGGTGGCGCGCAGGCTGCGCAGTAGTTTGCGCACGGGCGATGTGATTGCCCGGCTGGGTGGTGACGAGTTCACAGTGCTGCTGCCCGATGTGCCATCGATGGACCATGCGCTCCAGGTCGCACAGAAGCTGCAGCGCAGCCTGTCGGCGCGCTGCCAGCTCAAGATGGGTGAAGTCAGCCTGAGTGCCAGCATCGGCATTGCCGCGTTCCCTGACGATGCGCACGACTCGGGCACGCTGATGCGCTTTGCCGACATGGCCATGTATGCGGCCAAGGCCCAAGGGCGAGGCACGCACGCCGTGTACCGGCACGAAATGAGCGAAGCACTGAGCCAACGCAGCCAGATGCACGAGCGGCTCAAACGCGCCGTCGAAACACAGGCCCTCGAACTGCACTACCAGCCCCAGGTGGATGTGAGCACGGGAAGCATTGTGGGCGTAGAGGCGCTGCTGCGCTGGCACGATGCCGAGCTGGGGAACGTGCCGCCGGATCGCTTCATTCCGGTCGCCGTGTCCACCGGCCTGATTCACCCGCTGGGCGACTGGGTGCTGGAGACCGCTTGCCGCCAGGCGGCCGAATGGGCAGACAACGGAACACCGGTGCGCGTTTCGATCAACCTGTCGGCGCAGCAATTTCGCCAGACGCAGTTGCCGACGCGGCTGCAGCAATTGCTCGCCCAATACGGCACGCGCGCCGAGTTGATCGAACTGGAGATCACCGAGACCGAAGCCATGGCCGACCCCGATACGGCGCACCAGGTATTCACCAGGCTTTGCGCTTTGGGCTTCAGCATTGCGCTGGACGATTTTGGCACCGGCTACTCATCGCTGTCTTACCTGCGCCTGCTGCCGGTGTCGCGCCTGAAGATCGACCGCGAGTTCATCCGCCAGGTCCTGCACAAAGACCACGATGCCGTGCTGGTGCGCGCCGTGATCGCTATGGCCCACACCCTGGGCCTGCCCGTCGTGGCGGAAGGCGTGGAAGACGCCGCGCAATTGGCGTTCCTGCACAGCAACGGATGCGAAAGCTACCAGGGCTGGCACTTCGCCAAGGCACTGCCTGCGGTCGACATCTCTCGCATGCTCGGTGGCACCAGCCGCATGACCGCGTTGGAACAGCGCTACTTTGCCTAG
- a CDS encoding methyl-accepting chemotaxis protein, which yields MRGIEQASLNLVSLVGDIQGKVERVRSSAYDLQQGNEKLAQRTHEAAASVEETAAANEQLATTIGSNSETAAQAAQMAAQAVRVASQSAAMVAQAQENMRGVSASSQKVADITSVIDSIAFQTNILALNAAVEAARAGEHGKGFAVVASEVRALSIKSANAAKEIKHLIDASTAQVDAGNRTVASAGKTLTEAVQVVERVATMMEDIRLASQEQAHGVAQINQALAQLEQMTQLNAVQVQHNTELNQVLGEQAQRLDEAASVFRQGA from the coding sequence ATGCGCGGCATCGAGCAGGCATCGCTCAACTTGGTCTCGCTGGTGGGTGACATCCAGGGCAAGGTGGAGCGTGTGCGCAGCAGTGCATACGACCTGCAGCAAGGCAATGAAAAACTGGCCCAGCGCACCCACGAGGCCGCCGCCAGTGTCGAAGAAACCGCCGCCGCCAACGAACAGCTGGCCACCACCATCGGCAGCAACAGCGAGACCGCCGCACAGGCCGCGCAGATGGCTGCGCAGGCGGTGCGGGTGGCGTCGCAAAGCGCAGCCATGGTGGCGCAGGCCCAGGAGAACATGCGCGGCGTCTCGGCATCAAGCCAGAAGGTGGCCGACATCACCAGCGTGATCGACTCCATTGCGTTCCAGACCAACATCCTCGCGCTCAACGCTGCGGTCGAGGCGGCCCGCGCGGGCGAGCACGGCAAGGGCTTTGCGGTAGTGGCCTCGGAAGTGCGCGCACTGTCGATCAAGAGCGCGAACGCCGCCAAGGAGATCAAGCACCTCATCGACGCATCGACCGCGCAGGTGGATGCGGGCAACCGCACCGTGGCCTCGGCCGGCAAAACGCTGACCGAAGCCGTTCAGGTCGTTGAGCGCGTGGCCACCATGATGGAAGACATTCGCCTGGCCAGCCAGGAGCAGGCACATGGCGTGGCCCAGATCAACCAGGCGCTTGCGCAACTGGAACAGATGACCCAGCTCAATGCGGTGCAGGTGCAGCACAACACCGAACTGAACCAGGTGCTGGGCGAGCAGGCGCAGCGCCTTGACGAGGCCGCGTCGGTGTTCCGGCAAGGGGCGTGA
- a CDS encoding Crp/Fnr family transcriptional regulator gives MTALSTDAKVAAALAPRHCRHCSTQQSCPVARIRCDQLAELPIREHSFRAGDVLETQGSTSTAIRIIKSGATMLRRESRYGESQAIGMFGRGTVISSFGLLGRANPVTQIGILEGRYCELSAAALQRSGLLDDPAFLGHMSDAMAHAIESHCNWYQLTRGDGVARQLMGALLHLSELQGSLRVRLPTQTTLAELLGTTRESITRAFARLERDGDLGRCGRYYCELNVPKLLLRTKTPGSPPLQ, from the coding sequence ATGACCGCCCTCTCCACAGATGCGAAAGTTGCCGCCGCGCTGGCGCCCCGTCACTGTCGGCACTGCTCAACGCAGCAGTCGTGCCCGGTGGCCCGCATCCGGTGCGATCAACTGGCCGAACTTCCGATCAGGGAACACAGCTTTCGCGCGGGCGATGTGCTGGAAACACAAGGATCGACCTCCACCGCCATCCGCATCATCAAATCGGGCGCCACCATGCTGCGCCGGGAGTCACGCTACGGCGAAAGCCAGGCGATCGGCATGTTCGGGCGCGGCACGGTGATAAGCAGCTTTGGGCTTCTGGGCAGGGCGAATCCGGTCACGCAAATCGGCATCCTCGAAGGTCGCTATTGCGAGCTGTCTGCCGCTGCATTGCAGCGCAGTGGGCTGCTGGACGACCCGGCTTTTCTGGGCCACATGTCCGATGCAATGGCGCATGCGATCGAGAGCCATTGCAACTGGTACCAACTGACCCGTGGCGACGGCGTGGCGCGCCAACTGATGGGGGCCCTGCTGCATCTGAGCGAGCTGCAGGGCAGCCTGCGTGTGCGCCTGCCGACCCAGACCACCCTGGCCGAACTGCTGGGCACCACACGCGAGTCGATCACCCGGGCCTTTGCCCGGCTTGAGCGGGATGGAGACCTGGGCCGCTGCGGCCGCTATTACTGCGAGCTCAATGTGCCCAAACTGCTGCTGCGCACCAAGACTCCGGGTTCCCCACCGCTGCAATAA
- a CDS encoding ion transporter, with translation MPQVSPNPDIPLQGWRLRLYTTIFEADTRAGRLFDVTLIVAILLSIAVVVADSVPALHQRWQRQFTWAEWGFTALFTLEYIARLACTRRPLRYATSFFGVVDLLAMLPTYLALLFPGAHALIDVRVLRLLRVFRVFKLTSYLAEYRGLGRALQASARKIIVFITGVLMIVLVMGTLMYVVEGPANGFSTIPTAVYWAITTMTTVGFGDITPKTDLGRFIASVMMLLGWGTLAVPTGIVTAEMTSQRLSATPAPTTRTCHECLTEGHLPEALFCMHCGARLPHWQHEPRH, from the coding sequence ATGCCCCAGGTCTCCCCCAATCCCGATATCCCGCTGCAGGGCTGGCGTCTGCGCCTGTACACCACCATCTTCGAGGCCGACACCCGCGCCGGTCGCCTGTTTGATGTCACGCTGATCGTCGCGATCCTGCTGAGCATTGCCGTGGTGGTGGCCGACAGCGTGCCCGCGCTGCACCAGCGCTGGCAGCGGCAGTTCACCTGGGCCGAGTGGGGCTTCACTGCGCTGTTCACGCTCGAATACATCGCCCGCCTGGCCTGCACCCGGCGGCCGCTGCGCTATGCCACCAGCTTTTTCGGCGTGGTGGACCTGCTGGCCATGCTGCCCACCTACCTGGCCCTGCTGTTCCCGGGCGCGCACGCGCTGATCGATGTGCGCGTGTTGCGCCTGCTGCGCGTCTTCCGGGTGTTCAAGCTCACTTCGTATCTGGCCGAATACCGGGGCCTGGGCCGGGCCCTGCAGGCCAGCGCCCGAAAGATCATCGTGTTCATCACCGGCGTGCTGATGATCGTGCTGGTCATGGGCACGCTGATGTACGTGGTCGAGGGGCCGGCCAACGGGTTTTCCACCATTCCCACCGCGGTGTACTGGGCCATCACCACCATGACCACGGTGGGCTTTGGCGACATCACCCCCAAAACCGACCTGGGGCGCTTCATCGCTTCGGTCATGATGCTGCTGGGCTGGGGCACCCTGGCCGTACCCACGGGCATCGTGACGGCCGAGATGACTTCGCAGCGCCTGTCTGCAACCCCTGCGCCCACCACCCGCACTTGCCACGAATGCCTGACCGAAGGCCACCTGCCCGAGGCGCTGTTCTGCATGCACTGCGGCGCCCGCCTGCCGCACTGGCAGCACGAACCCCGCCATTGA
- the minC gene encoding septum site-determining protein MinC gives MAFDTAAQARTSFDLKSASLPVVAVVLKTTDAAQFAADLAERVADDPGFFDNDPVLIDLAPVREAPEPIDFAAITGALRRHSTLPVAVRGGSATQMAAARALGLAAAPDAPPARAEAPTREVREVVREVVHEVEVVREVPVQVPTPGPGTVVVDKPLRSGQQVYARGADLVVMAVVSFGAEVIADGNIHVYAPLRGRAIAGARGNTEARIFSTCLEPQLVSIAGIYRTTETELPADVRGKPAQVRLEGEKLIIEPLA, from the coding sequence ATGGCCTTTGACACGGCGGCGCAAGCCCGCACCAGCTTTGATCTCAAAAGCGCCTCGCTGCCGGTGGTGGCGGTGGTGCTCAAGACCACCGACGCCGCGCAGTTTGCCGCCGACCTGGCCGAGCGCGTGGCCGACGACCCGGGCTTTTTCGACAACGACCCCGTGCTGATCGACCTGGCCCCCGTGCGCGAGGCGCCCGAGCCCATCGACTTTGCCGCCATCACGGGCGCGCTGCGCCGCCACAGCACCCTGCCGGTGGCCGTGCGCGGCGGCAGTGCCACCCAGATGGCGGCGGCGCGCGCCCTGGGCCTGGCCGCAGCACCCGATGCCCCGCCCGCCCGCGCCGAAGCGCCCACCCGCGAGGTGCGCGAGGTCGTCCGCGAGGTGGTGCACGAGGTCGAGGTGGTGCGCGAAGTCCCGGTGCAGGTGCCCACGCCCGGCCCCGGCACCGTGGTGGTCGACAAACCCCTGCGCTCGGGCCAGCAGGTCTATGCGCGCGGTGCCGACCTGGTGGTGATGGCCGTGGTGAGCTTTGGCGCCGAGGTGATTGCCGACGGCAACATCCACGTCTATGCACCGCTGCGCGGCCGTGCCATTGCTGGCGCACGCGGCAACACCGAGGCGCGCATCTTTTCCACCTGCCTGGAGCCGCAACTGGTTTCCATCGCGGGCATCTACCGCACCACCGAAACCGAATTGCCCGCCGACGTGCGCGGCAAGCCGGCCCAGGTGCGGCTCGAAGGCGAGAAGCTCATCATCGAGCCGCTTGCCTGA
- the minD gene encoding septum site-determining protein MinD: MAKIVVVTSGKGGVGKTTTSASFATGLALRGHKTAVIDFDVGLRNLDLIMGCERRVVYDLINVIQGEANLNQALIKDKQCDNLFVLAASQTRDKDALTQDGVEKILTDLAGMGFEYIICDSPAGIESGALMAMHFADEALLVTNPEVSSVRDSDRILGMLGSKTRRAIEGGEPIKEHLLITRYNPSRVQDGQMLSLEDIQDILRIKLIGVIPESEVVLQSSNQGSPAIHAQGSDVSEAYKDVIDRFLGEDKPLRFIEAEKPGFFKRLFGSK; encoded by the coding sequence ATGGCCAAAATCGTCGTCGTGACCTCAGGCAAGGGTGGCGTGGGCAAGACCACCACCAGTGCCAGCTTTGCCACCGGCCTCGCCCTGCGCGGCCACAAGACTGCCGTGATCGACTTTGACGTCGGCCTGCGCAACCTCGACCTCATCATGGGCTGCGAGCGCCGCGTGGTGTATGACCTCATCAACGTGATCCAGGGCGAGGCCAACCTGAACCAGGCCCTCATCAAGGACAAGCAGTGCGACAACCTGTTCGTGCTGGCCGCCAGCCAGACGCGCGACAAGGATGCGCTCACGCAGGACGGCGTCGAGAAGATCCTGACCGACCTTGCCGGCATGGGCTTTGAATACATCATTTGCGACTCGCCTGCCGGCATCGAAAGCGGCGCGCTGATGGCCATGCACTTTGCCGACGAGGCGCTGCTGGTGACCAACCCCGAGGTTTCTTCGGTGCGCGACTCCGACCGCATCCTGGGCATGCTGGGCAGCAAGACCCGCCGCGCGATTGAAGGCGGCGAGCCCATCAAGGAGCATCTGCTCATCACGCGCTACAACCCCAGCCGCGTACAGGACGGCCAGATGCTGAGCCTGGAGGACATCCAGGACATCCTGCGCATCAAGCTGATCGGCGTGATTCCGGAGTCGGAAGTGGTGCTGCAGTCCTCCAACCAGGGTTCCCCCGCCATCCACGCCCAGGGCAGCGATGTGTCCGAGGCCTACAAGGACGTGATCGACCGCTTCCTGGGCGAGGACAAGCCCCTGCGCTTCATCGAAGCCGAGAAGCCCGGCTTCTTCAAACGCCTGTTCGGGAGCAAATAA
- the minE gene encoding cell division topological specificity factor MinE has product MASFLSFLLGEKKKTASVAKERLQIILAHERSGRNAAEPDYLPALQRELVAVISKYVKINPDDLKVHLERQDNLEVLEVKIELPEAAR; this is encoded by the coding sequence ATGGCGTCATTCCTGTCCTTCCTGCTGGGCGAAAAAAAGAAGACCGCCAGCGTCGCCAAGGAGCGCCTGCAGATCATCCTGGCGCACGAACGCAGCGGCCGCAACGCCGCCGAGCCCGACTACTTGCCTGCGCTGCAGCGCGAGCTGGTGGCAGTGATCTCGAAATACGTCAAGATCAACCCGGACGACCTCAAGGTGCACCTGGAGCGCCAGGACAACCTGGAAGTGCTGGAAGTCAAGATCGAGCTGCCCGAGGCGGCACGCTGA
- a CDS encoding MOSC domain-containing protein, whose product MAAKLQLHSVNVGTAQPVRIGERKILTAIGKSSTLGPVAVGRLGLAGDEQADLSVHGGLDKAVYAYPAVHYAFWQTQRRERGVSLFDEPLPPGFLGENLTVEGLLEHEVYVGDRLHFPDCVLRVTAPREPCYKFNAVMGFAQAGRAMAIAGCCGYYLAVEQPGSIAAGQTATLVPGQRGLSIAQAFAGKFAKHAR is encoded by the coding sequence ATGGCCGCGAAATTGCAACTGCACAGCGTGAATGTAGGAACGGCCCAGCCCGTGCGCATCGGCGAGCGCAAGATCCTCACCGCCATCGGCAAATCATCCACACTCGGCCCCGTTGCCGTGGGCCGGCTGGGCCTGGCTGGCGACGAGCAGGCCGACCTGAGCGTGCACGGCGGCCTCGACAAGGCGGTGTATGCCTACCCGGCGGTGCACTACGCCTTCTGGCAGACCCAGCGGCGCGAGCGCGGGGTGAGTTTGTTCGACGAACCCCTGCCGCCCGGCTTCCTGGGCGAAAACCTCACGGTCGAGGGCCTGCTGGAACACGAGGTCTATGTGGGCGACCGCCTGCACTTTCCCGACTGCGTGCTGCGCGTGACCGCGCCCCGCGAGCCTTGCTACAAATTCAATGCCGTGATGGGTTTTGCGCAGGCGGGGCGCGCCATGGCGATCGCCGGGTGCTGCGGCTACTACCTGGCGGTGGAGCAGCCGGGCAGCATTGCCGCAGGCCAGACAGCCACCCTGGTGCCGGGGCAGCGTGGCCTGAGTATCGCCCAGGCGTTCGCCGGGAAGTTTGCGAAGCACGCGCGCTGA
- a CDS encoding flavin reductase family protein, translated as MNSSLHRPALARPPSFSAREFRDALGMFATGVTIVTACNAAGELIGLTANSFNSVSLEPPLVLWSLSRAAASMPAFANGSHYAINVLAADQKALAERFAARGIDRFAGVEHHPGISGAPLLAGAAATFECFNRSRYDEGDHVIFVGEVERCQHQDGMSPLLYHGGRFYTEHPL; from the coding sequence GTGAACAGCTCCCTGCACCGACCCGCCCTGGCCCGCCCGCCGAGTTTTTCCGCGCGCGAGTTTCGCGATGCGCTGGGCATGTTCGCCACGGGGGTGACCATCGTGACGGCCTGCAATGCAGCGGGCGAGCTCATCGGGCTCACCGCCAACTCGTTCAATTCGGTGTCGCTGGAGCCACCGCTGGTGCTGTGGAGCCTGTCGCGCGCGGCCGCCTCGATGCCGGCCTTTGCCAACGGCTCCCACTACGCCATCAACGTGCTGGCCGCCGACCAGAAGGCCCTGGCCGAGCGCTTTGCCGCCCGCGGGATCGACCGCTTTGCCGGCGTGGAGCACCACCCCGGCATCAGCGGCGCGCCGTTGCTGGCGGGCGCTGCGGCCACGTTCGAGTGCTTCAACCGCAGCCGCTACGACGAAGGCGACCATGTGATCTTTGTCGGCGAGGTCGAGCGCTGCCAGCACCAGGACGGCATGTCGCCCCTGCTGTACCACGGCGGGCGCTTCTACACCGAGCACCCGCTCTAA